One Triplophysa rosa linkage group LG21, Trosa_1v2, whole genome shotgun sequence DNA segment encodes these proteins:
- the txk gene encoding tyrosine-protein kinase TXK isoform X2: MIHSNQSSHWIFCCCCCALQTRSSTCVDVNSSRRSGSICRSQLSKKKLPYPPPDDDDDGMMKVVAMYDFSARESSDLTLHQGDEYTILHKQDQLWWRAKDEHGNKGFIPSNYVTEVGTIEANHWYCKNINRAEAEHLLRQEGKDGGFVVRSSSQPGSYTVSVYSQSLGKGEIKHYQIKQTDAGLFYLAEKHLFNSILELINYHKHNSAGLMSRLRYPIGPLGKCLPATAGFSSDKWDIDPSELTFMKELGSGQFGVVRLGKWRAQHKVAIKTINEGAMSEDDFIEEAKIMTRMCHPKLVQLYGVCVTRRPICIVTEFMENGCLLHFLRQHSGSLEQVTLLFMCQDVCEGMEYLEENNFIHRDLAARNCLVNERCVVKVCDFGMTRYVLDNQYISSMGSRFPVKWSPPEVLHFNKYSSKSDVWSFGVLMWEVFSEGKIPFENRSNVEVVEEVTGGGRLYRPHRATPHVYNIMYSCWHEVHSFTFLIVSGVMACLLKESFAGKTWWTAVFF; the protein is encoded by the exons ATGATTCACTCCA ATCAGTCCAGTCACTGGATcttctgctgctgctgctgtgctCTTCAGACCAG gaGCAGCACGTGTGTAGATGTGAATAGCAGCAGACGTTCAGGGTCCATCTGTAGG TCTCAGCTGTCCAAAAAGAAGCTGCCTTACCCTCCtcctgatgatgatgatgatgggatGATGAAGGTGGTAGCCATGTATGATTTCTCTGCCAGAGAGAGTTCAGACCTGACGCTTCATCAAGGAGACGAGTACACTATACTCCATAAACAAGACCAGCTGTGGTGGAGAGCCAAAGATGAACATGG GAACAAGGGTTTCATTCCCAGTAACTACGTCACAGAAGTGGGGACCATAGAAGCCAACCA CTGGTACTGTAAAAACATCAACAGAGCTGAAGCAGAACATTTACTCAGACAAGAG GGTAAGGATGGAGGGTTCGTGGTCAGGAGCTCCAGTCAGCCGGGCAGCTACACCGTGTCAGTTTATTCCCAGAG TTTAGGTAAAGGGGAGATCAAGCACTATCAGATCAAGCAGACAGACGCAGGGCTCTTCTACCTGGCAGAAAAACATCTCTTCAACTCCATCCTAGAACTCATAAACTACCACAAACACAATTCAGCAG GTCTCATGTCACGGCTGCGATATCCCATTGGACCACTGGGGAAATGTCTTCCGGCAACGGCAGGATTTAGTTCAG ACAAATGGGATATCGATCCGTCTGAATTGACGTTCATGAAGGAACTGGGCAGTGGTCAGTTTGGAGTGGTCAGACTGGGCAAATGGAGAGCGCAGCATAAAGTGGCCATAAAAACCATCAATGAAGGAGCCATGAGTGAAGACGACTTCATAGAGGAGGCCAAGATCATGAC gagaaTGTGTCACCCTAAACTGGTTCAGCTATACGGCGTGTGTGTCACCCGGCGGCCCATCTGCATTGTGACCGAATTCATGGAGAACGGCTGTTTGCTTCACTTTCTGAGACAGCACAGTGGAAGTCTGGAGCAAGTGACGCTGCTCTTCATGTGTCAGGACGTCTGTGAAGGGATGGAATACCTGGAAGAAAACAACTTCATCCACAGAGACCTG GCCGCACGGAACTGTCTGGTGAACGAGAGATGCGTTGTGAAAGTGTGTGACTTTGGCATGACCAG ATACGTGTTGGATAATCAATACATCAGCTCCATGGGCTCCAGGTTTCCCGTCAAATGGTCTCCACCTGAAGTTCTTCATTTCAACAAGTACAGCAGCAAGTCAGACGTCTGGTCATTCG GTGTGTTGATGTGGGAGGTCTTCTCGGAGGGGAAGATTCCCTTTGAGAATCGCTCGAATGtggaggtggtggaggaggtGACCGGTGGTGGACGTCTCTACAGACCTCACCGAGCGACTCCACACGTCTACAACATCATGTACAGTTGCTGGCATGAggttcattcatttacatttctcATCGTTTCAGGGGTCATGGCGTGccttttaaaggagtcattcgccggaa
- the txk gene encoding tyrosine-protein kinase TXK isoform X1, giving the protein MIHSNQSSHWIFCCCCCALQTRSSTCVDVNSSRRSGSICRSQLSKKKLPYPPPDDDDDGMMKVVAMYDFSARESSDLTLHQGDEYTILHKQDQLWWRAKDEHGNKGFIPSNYVTEVGTIEANHWYCKNINRAEAEHLLRQEGKDGGFVVRSSSQPGSYTVSVYSQSLGKGEIKHYQIKQTDAGLFYLAEKHLFNSILELINYHKHNSAGLMSRLRYPIGPLGKCLPATAGFSSDKWDIDPSELTFMKELGSGQFGVVRLGKWRAQHKVAIKTINEGAMSEDDFIEEAKIMTRMCHPKLVQLYGVCVTRRPICIVTEFMENGCLLHFLRQHSGSLEQVTLLFMCQDVCEGMEYLEENNFIHRDLAARNCLVNERCVVKVCDFGMTRYVLDNQYISSMGSRFPVKWSPPEVLHFNKYSSKSDVWSFGVLMWEVFSEGKIPFENRSNVEVVEEVTGGGRLYRPHRATPHVYNIMYSCWHERPGGRPCFSELLQNTRQITEDTHTTEAHISQASIT; this is encoded by the exons ATGATTCACTCCA ATCAGTCCAGTCACTGGATcttctgctgctgctgctgtgctCTTCAGACCAG gaGCAGCACGTGTGTAGATGTGAATAGCAGCAGACGTTCAGGGTCCATCTGTAGG TCTCAGCTGTCCAAAAAGAAGCTGCCTTACCCTCCtcctgatgatgatgatgatgggatGATGAAGGTGGTAGCCATGTATGATTTCTCTGCCAGAGAGAGTTCAGACCTGACGCTTCATCAAGGAGACGAGTACACTATACTCCATAAACAAGACCAGCTGTGGTGGAGAGCCAAAGATGAACATGG GAACAAGGGTTTCATTCCCAGTAACTACGTCACAGAAGTGGGGACCATAGAAGCCAACCA CTGGTACTGTAAAAACATCAACAGAGCTGAAGCAGAACATTTACTCAGACAAGAG GGTAAGGATGGAGGGTTCGTGGTCAGGAGCTCCAGTCAGCCGGGCAGCTACACCGTGTCAGTTTATTCCCAGAG TTTAGGTAAAGGGGAGATCAAGCACTATCAGATCAAGCAGACAGACGCAGGGCTCTTCTACCTGGCAGAAAAACATCTCTTCAACTCCATCCTAGAACTCATAAACTACCACAAACACAATTCAGCAG GTCTCATGTCACGGCTGCGATATCCCATTGGACCACTGGGGAAATGTCTTCCGGCAACGGCAGGATTTAGTTCAG ACAAATGGGATATCGATCCGTCTGAATTGACGTTCATGAAGGAACTGGGCAGTGGTCAGTTTGGAGTGGTCAGACTGGGCAAATGGAGAGCGCAGCATAAAGTGGCCATAAAAACCATCAATGAAGGAGCCATGAGTGAAGACGACTTCATAGAGGAGGCCAAGATCATGAC gagaaTGTGTCACCCTAAACTGGTTCAGCTATACGGCGTGTGTGTCACCCGGCGGCCCATCTGCATTGTGACCGAATTCATGGAGAACGGCTGTTTGCTTCACTTTCTGAGACAGCACAGTGGAAGTCTGGAGCAAGTGACGCTGCTCTTCATGTGTCAGGACGTCTGTGAAGGGATGGAATACCTGGAAGAAAACAACTTCATCCACAGAGACCTG GCCGCACGGAACTGTCTGGTGAACGAGAGATGCGTTGTGAAAGTGTGTGACTTTGGCATGACCAG ATACGTGTTGGATAATCAATACATCAGCTCCATGGGCTCCAGGTTTCCCGTCAAATGGTCTCCACCTGAAGTTCTTCATTTCAACAAGTACAGCAGCAAGTCAGACGTCTGGTCATTCG GTGTGTTGATGTGGGAGGTCTTCTCGGAGGGGAAGATTCCCTTTGAGAATCGCTCGAATGtggaggtggtggaggaggtGACCGGTGGTGGACGTCTCTACAGACCTCACCGAGCGACTCCACACGTCTACAACATCATGTACAGTTGCTGGCATGAg